A window of the Dongshaea marina genome harbors these coding sequences:
- a CDS encoding substrate-binding periplasmic protein produces the protein MSKLWVLVVALFGFVSVSQAAVVTLANGEWKPYMSAKMKHNGLLSHIAEEAFKLEGDQVKYQFLPWKRGFEDARKGKLDGTIGWSKTPEREKDFYYSEPVIVLNEVLFHRADEKVDWSSPKDLTKYRFGGVVGYNYDLFGLVKDGTIKIKRVSKPEANYMKLCSNKIDVVPESEDVGLALIKDMGSKLKCKVAASKPTTADPYYLLISKKVANGQELIDHFNKGLAKLKADGRYEQMIKDSRDGKYE, from the coding sequence ATGAGTAAGTTATGGGTATTGGTTGTGGCGCTATTTGGCTTTGTTTCTGTCTCACAGGCTGCGGTGGTGACTCTGGCGAATGGTGAGTGGAAACCCTATATGTCGGCAAAGATGAAGCACAATGGCTTACTGTCACATATAGCGGAAGAGGCCTTCAAGCTTGAAGGGGATCAGGTGAAGTATCAGTTCCTCCCCTGGAAACGTGGTTTTGAAGATGCCCGTAAGGGCAAGCTTGATGGCACCATTGGCTGGTCGAAGACCCCTGAGCGGGAGAAGGATTTCTACTATTCCGAGCCGGTGATCGTTCTAAATGAGGTATTGTTCCATCGCGCCGATGAGAAGGTTGACTGGAGCTCACCAAAAGATCTGACCAAGTATCGCTTTGGTGGTGTGGTTGGCTACAACTATGATCTGTTTGGGCTGGTAAAAGATGGCACCATCAAGATAAAGCGAGTCTCCAAGCCCGAGGCTAACTATATGAAGCTTTGCTCGAACAAGATAGATGTTGTACCCGAGAGCGAAGATGTGGGGTTGGCCCTTATCAAGGATATGGGATCAAAGCTCAAGTGTAAGGTTGCGGCTTCTAAACCAACCACGGCCGATCCTTACTATCTGCTGATCTCGAAGAAGGTTGCCAATGGCCAGGAGCTGATTGATCACTTCAATAAGGGACTTGCCAAGCTGAAGGCGGATGGTCGCTATGAGCAGATGATCAAGGATAGCCGGGATGGTAAATATGAATAA
- a CDS encoding ABC transporter permease, with protein MNEIKDISSLELLSFASLLLLPAIAFWLLGIGDLIKRLIYSCLRMTLQLVLIGIYLRYLFQFNNPWLNLGWLLLMISVTNLHIIKGAGLSLKKLVLIGQASLSSMIILTLALFLLMLVAPSPWYDARYLIPLGGMLLGNCLTANILSLERFFNGIAQQPERYLDTLMQGGTVYESSLPFMQDALRAASSPILSTLATTGLVSLPGMMTGQILGGAEPLVAAKYQLAIMLGIFISMTLSSILNLLLAQKIAFDPWGNLKPEIFVSRQS; from the coding sequence ATGAATGAGATAAAAGATATATCCTCCCTCGAACTCCTCAGTTTTGCCTCCTTGCTCCTGCTTCCGGCGATCGCCTTCTGGCTGCTTGGCATAGGAGACCTGATCAAACGACTCATCTACAGCTGCCTGCGGATGACACTCCAACTGGTACTAATCGGGATCTACCTGAGGTACCTGTTCCAGTTTAATAACCCCTGGCTCAATCTTGGCTGGCTGCTGCTGATGATAAGCGTCACCAACCTGCATATAATCAAGGGAGCGGGTCTATCCCTCAAAAAGCTGGTCCTGATAGGCCAGGCAAGCCTTAGCTCTATGATCATTTTGACCCTGGCACTGTTTTTGTTGATGCTGGTCGCTCCCAGCCCCTGGTATGATGCCCGCTATCTGATCCCGCTGGGAGGCATGCTACTGGGCAACTGCCTGACCGCAAACATCCTTTCACTGGAGCGATTTTTTAATGGAATCGCTCAGCAACCGGAGCGATACCTGGATACCCTGATGCAGGGAGGAACCGTATATGAGTCCTCTCTTCCCTTTATGCAGGATGCTCTGAGAGCCGCTTCCTCACCCATCCTCAGCACCCTGGCCACCACCGGGCTGGTCTCACTTCCCGGGATGATGACGGGCCAAATTCTCGGAGGCGCAGAACCCCTGGTGGCGGCGAAATACCAGCTGGCGATCATGCTCGGGATCTTTATCAGCATGACCCTAAGTAGCATCCTTAATCTGCTACTCGCCCAGAAGATAGCCTTTGATCCCTGGGGAAATCTCAAACCCGAGATCTTTGTTAGCCGGCAGTCATAG